The genomic stretch TCAGGGGTTTTCGCATCGAACTGGGTGAGATCGAGGCCGCCTTGGGTCGTCATCCGATGGTCAGTCAATGCGCGGTTTTAGCGCGCACTGATGGAGGCCAAGAGACTCGGCTGGTGGCCTACCTGGTAGGCACGGCCGTACCGGTGGCAAAGCTGCGCGCCCACTTGGCCGAGACGCTGCCGGACTATATGGTCCCGGCGGTCTTCGTTTGGCTGGATGTCCTGCCGCTTACCCCCAACGGCAAGCTCGACCGCAAGGCATTGCCGGTGCCGAATGCACCGATCTCGGCTGCGGTCTTCGAGCCGCCGAAGAGCAATACCGAGCAGCATATCGCCGCAGTGTGGTGCGAGGTACTGGGGCGCGAGACAGTAAGCATCCACGACAATTTTTTCGATCTCGGCGGGCATTCGTTGCTGATCATGCGTGTCCACAGTTTGCTTATGTCGGCGTATCCCACGCTTAAGATCGTGGATCTTTTTACCTATCCACGCATTCGGTTGTTGGCCGACGCGTTGGATCAGGCAACTGGCACACCCGAGCAGGCTCAGTCTCGCGCAGGTCAGACGCGTGGCGAGCAGCGCCGGGCTCTTGAACGTATGCGTGCGCAGGATCGTCAATCCATGCGGCGTCCACATTGATCCATTTGTGTTCAGCATCATGGTGATCATGACGACCACCATTCCATATTGGGAGTTTACCGATGTCTTCAGTACTGAATCCAAACGATGCCTTTGCCTCTTTGCCGTTGGAGGTATTGCTTGATTCCTACCAGCTCAGTCAGGCCATCTTTACCCTGGTTCACCTGAGAATACCTGAGCATCTACACGAAAATGGCCCGACGTCATTGGCGACCTTGGCCGCGCAGACGAAAGCGGATGAGAAAATTTTACGTCACCTGCTTGAGATCGCCCGTTGCCTCGAACTGGTCGGGTGGGATTCCATGCAAGGCTATGCGCTGACCCCCAGGGGGCAGCGCCTATGCACCACCGCAAACGATACGGTGCGGCCCCTCATGACACTTCTAGAGCGGGGATATGCTGCTTGGGGTGCCATGCCTCAGGCATTCAAAACCGGACAGACCCCCTTCGAGACGGTCTATGGAACCAATTTTTTTCGTGATCTGGCACGCAATCCAGAGCAAAACCGTGCTTTTAATCAATTAATGGCGATCACCACTGAGCTTTGGCTTGCAGCCACAGGGGTACATTATCCATTTACCGGACATCTCATTGATCTCGGTGGTAACACCGGTGCCTTGAGCATACGCCTGTTACAACAATTCCCTGCGTTGCGTGCCACGGTGTTCGATCTGCCACAGGCCCTTGAGCAGGCTCCGGCCGTCATCGAGAATGCGGGTGTTACGGCACGTTGTGCGCTTGTGCCCGGGAGTTTCTTCGAGCCTGCGGCGATCCCCCGCGACGGCGACATCTATCTGGTGTCGCGGGTCTTGCTCAATTGGAATGATGATCAGGCGGTCGAGATCTTGCGTAATTGTCGTCAGGCTATGTCGGTCACAAGCCGCCTGTTGATCCTCGAATTCGTCTTACCTGACCCCGCACCGTTCGGTAGCCTGCTTACCAGTTTAAATCTGTGGGTGATGTTCGGCGCGAGCATCCGCACCCAAGGTGAATTTGAGGCGTTGCTGGCACGCGCTGGTTTCTCTGATCCACGGTGGATCGCGATTGGGGCTAATCCATCCAGGGATCTGTATCTCCTTGAGGCCCGCCCTTAATGCAGACCACCCGTTGTGAATTGAGGTAGAACAACTTGTCATGACAGACACCACAACACATGGGATCGCCGTGATCGGCATGGCCGGTCGTTTCCCGGGTGCCTATGACATTGAGACCTTTTGGGAGATGCTCAGTACTGGGCGCGAGGGGCTTACGCGTTTCACCAAGGAGGCGCTACGCGCTGCCGGGACTCCAAGCGAGTGGCTCGCAAGCCCAAATCATGTCCCGGTCGGGGCAATCATTGAGGATGCGGATCGGTTCGATGCGCCATTTTTTGATATTGGCACCCGCGATGCCGAGGTCACCGATCCGCAGCAACGCCTATTTATGGCCTGCGCCTGGCACGCACTTGAGCATGCCGGTTACGCGCCGGGGACCACGACGGCGCGTGTCGGAGTCTATGCCGGAGTCGGTGACGACAGCTATCGCCAGACGGTATTGGCACCGTATGAGGCCGAGCTGCTGGCCGCACTCGGGGCATATCGATTGATGACGGTCAGCGGCAAGGACTTTATCGCGACCCAAACCGCCTACAAGCTCAACCTCACCGGGCCTGCGCTGACAGTTCAAACAGCCTGTTCGACCTCTCTGGTCGCCGTGCATCTGGCCTGCCAGGCCCTCCACGGCTTGGAGTGTGATATCGCCCTAGCAGGTGGTGCAGCCATCGGTTTTCCCCAGGTGCAGGGTTATCTGTATCAGGAGGGCATGATCTTGTCACCGGACGGGCATTGCCGAGCCTTCGATGTCGCAGCGCGTGGCACATCACCCGGTGCCGGGGTTGGTCTGGTGGTACTCAAGCGCCTCGACGAGGCACTGGCCGATGGCGACAGCATTCACGCGGTCATCTGCGGGTCGGCGATCAACAATGACGGTGCCGACAAGGTCGGCTACACAGCACCGAGTGTCCATGGGCAGGCCGATGTCATCGCCGAAGCACTTGCGGTGGCCGGGGTGCACCCGGATGCGGTTACTTATATTGAGGCCCACGGCACCGCCACCCCCCTCGGCGATCCAATCGAGATCCAGGCCTTGACCCAGGCCTTTCGCCTCCACACCCAGCGGCGTGGTTATTGCGCCATCGGCTCGGTCAAGACCAACATCGGTCATGCCGATACCG from Gammaproteobacteria bacterium encodes the following:
- the prnO gene encoding putative O-methyltransferase (Evidence 3 : Putative function from multiple computational evidences), whose protein sequence is MSSVLNPNDAFASLPLEVLLDSYQLSQAIFTLVHLRIPEHLHENGPTSLATLAAQTKADEKILRHLLEIARCLELVGWDSMQGYALTPRGQRLCTTANDTVRPLMTLLERGYAAWGAMPQAFKTGQTPFETVYGTNFFRDLARNPEQNRAFNQLMAITTELWLAATGVHYPFTGHLIDLGGNTGALSIRLLQQFPALRATVFDLPQALEQAPAVIENAGVTARCALVPGSFFEPAAIPRDGDIYLVSRVLLNWNDDQAVEILRNCRQAMSVTSRLLILEFVLPDPAPFGSLLTSLNLWVMFGASIRTQGEFEALLARAGFSDPRWIAIGANPSRDLYLLEARP
- a CDS encoding hypothetical protein (Evidence 5 : Unknown function): MGRHPMVSQCAVLARTDGGQETRLVAYLVGTAVPVAKLRAHLAETLPDYMVPAVFVWLDVLPLTPNGKLDRKALPVPNAPISAAVFEPPKSNTEQHIAAVWCEVLGRETVSIHDNFFDLGGHSLLIMRVHSLLMSAYPTLKIVDLFTYPRIRLLADALDQATGTPEQAQSRAGQTRGEQRRALERMRAQDRQSMRRPH